The segment TTAGTCGCTCTCCAGTCTTCAGAGCCATGCTTGAACACGATATGGATGAAAGTCGGAGTGGCACCATCAAGATTGCTGACGTATCATACGACGCCCTTCGTGCTTTCGTTAACTACTTATACACTGCTGAAGCATTCCTTGACAACCAAATGGCATGTAACCTTTTAGTTTTAGCCGAAAAATATCAGGTGAAGCATCTTAAAGCATACTGTGAGAAATATTTGATCTCCAAACTGAATTGGGAGAAAGCTGTTGTAAACTTTGCCTTTGCTCATCAACACAATGCCAACCAATTGCAAGATGCAGCCTTGGCAGTGATCATGGAGAACATGGACAACCTCACTAAAAATGAAGATTATATAGAATTAGTGGAGAGTAATCCACGTCTTGTTGTGGAAATATACGAAGCATATCTTGGCAAACAGGTTAATACTGCAGCCACACACGCGCTATAGGAACACGCGATGTAGGAAAATAGTGTAGTCAGCTTTAAGCTGGGTAGAAACTTAAGTTTGGATTATATTGTTGATTGATGATTACTGTGTAGAGTTCAAAACGCATCTAGACTCGATGCCTCTATTACTACTGTCCAAATACTACCTTACAGTGAGGGTCTTTGTGCATATTTCTCTAATCTTCACTAGCAACTAACAGAATATAGAaagataggggtggcaaaacggacccGGCCTGCGGGGAAAGTCCATTTTACCCGCAATTTCGCGGGGCGGAGCAaagttttaggcccgctctctttaatgtgtccgTCCGGCCCGAccccgtttttttgcgggcttttgcgggtatgagctttttcatacaattttactatttttaagcaTAAAAAgttcaatgcccgcgggcttttccTGCCCCGCTCTCACTTTTCGCGGGACGGGACAAAAATTTAGATCCGCGCTCTTAAATATGCCCGTCCTGCCCTGTCtcgtttttttgcgggcttttgcgcaACGGACCTAAATGGAGCGGGCatatgcccgtttgccacccctaggtgGAGGTGTTCAATGGAATGTGACTTAACTAAATACAAATACTGTTGTTTTTAAATGGATAAGGCAGTCTATTAGAGCCTTTCTACAAAGAGGTTTTTGAGATTTTATGGAGAAAAAATAATTACTATGCATATTAGTTATGAGGATGGATAATGTTATTGTTAAAGAACACGTTTTAGAAATTCAAGAAATAGAGTTTCATTTTTTAATCAACTATTCCTAGCACAATACACAAAAGTAAGTTAAAATTTGACAATTTATCATTCCATCCCATGCATCTCTCACATACCATTGAGTTGACAAAAATATCCTCCAGCTTTTTTAGATGCATCTCTGgaagcattttttttttgtttaatgttgttttgttccgtagatgtaaaTACGGAAGCTTCCgtggatgcatctacggaagcatttgaCTTTATAACTTGCGTCATACCTTTCCCTCCCTCATTCTTCAGATttcaaacactcaaactctctcaaccCCAAATATCAAACTTCTAATTTCTTTCTCTCGAGTTCGGCCAcattgtcaacatcaagtatcaaCACATTCCATCAAGTTCAAAGCTCTATTTAATTGGTAAATTTTTTACTTTTCAAGTTATTTTAGAGTATTCGTAAAATCGAAATAGAATTTgatatttaggtgtagaaatgattggataGGTTTAGAAATATAATTTAGAGgtattttttatgtttaaaacGTATGATCAAGCCACAAAAAATAGAGTTTTTTAGTGGCTAGAACAGTGGAGCTACGTCATTGTTGCGTTTCAGAGCTTCAGTGtctttcgtagatacatctatgGAAGAGATGAACGTTAGGGCATTTCGTATATGCATCTACGCGAGCACCATAGTTTTTTGAAACTAAGGTActcccgtagatgcatctacggaagagtaaatttttgtttttcttttcttgtttatttataaatacacAGTTTCTATATCGAGGTTATTTGTATcacaatgcagacattatggcCCATGGTCCATATAGGGATATACATGGAAGGACTGCACAACATGCATCCGTGCGGCATGAATGGATATGTGTAGTATCTCAGGTCACTAATGGAGCTGCCGTTGCAATAGATGTACCCGCTCCAGTCGGGCCTTCTCCATCTGATACACCCGCTCTAGTCGGGCCTTCTCCATGTGATAAATTCGCTCCAGTCGGACCTTCCCCATGCGTTACACCCGCTTTAGTCGGGCGTTTCCCATCTACTACTACACTACGAAGGACTCGGGATGATGTTGATGCTGAGGGTTTCTCTCAGATGCCATCCCCCGTAGACGTCGTCGGGGCACCTCTTCTACATTTGTGCCTGTGCCAGTGACGGATGTTGCAGGTTCTTCGGTGCCACCTCCCGAGCTGCACGAGGATGATCCGGTGTCGGAGCCTGTTTGGTACCCGGGAGGTCCTGTAGACGCATCTCTGTTGACTGGGTATGCAGATCATGCAGCcaggcgtatctgggagggagatgTACGTTTTCTTTggtaattacttattaatttattttctttagttTCTGACCTTGCTTATTAATaaccgtttttttttttaatttcaggaGAGGGATCCCAAGAGGTTCTACAACCATGCACAGAAGATTAGGGATATCGCGCAGCCTGACGAGCCGTGGTTCCAGGAAGTACTATTAGCTTCTGGCTGAGGAACCTCTGTCAGCTCGGCTACAAGACGATACATAACAGGATGCTGGCGGCATTTGCAAAGAGATGACATCCAGAGACTTCCTCATTTCATCTACCTCGCGGTGAGATTTCCACCACTCTTAATGATGCGGCATGCCTCGTGCATCTACCTATCAGGGGTACCCTCCTTTGTCACGGTAGGATGGCGAAGGAGGAAGCTCGGGAGATGCTGATTGCTGAGCTGGGGGATGATCCTGATGAGGCGCTTGATGAGGTAGAGAGGACGCGTGGGCCCACGTCAGGTTTAGCTTCTTGTAGCGGAGGTATGACAAGGAGCTCCTTGCGGCACATCAGGCTGCTGGTGACGAGGTGGAGGAGGATATACATAGAAAGCGGGcgctgagatgttacttcctataTTTGATAGGCACTCAGCTCTTTGTGGACGCGAGCTCATCGTACACAGACGTTGTTTACCTGACGTACTTATCAGATACAACAtgtatccatgagtacaactggggagCGGCTGTACTGGCCTACAACTACTACAGACTCGGAGAGGGATGCCTGTGGAAGGCAAGGACATTTGCAGGCAGCTCTACCCTTTTTGTGGAAACAATCTTACACCCTTCTACTCATTATATATTTCTGATAGTACGTTAAATAACCGTTTTTTTCAGGGTTGGATACTACAGCTCTTCCCAGATATTATTGGCTGGGGAGAGGTGCCTGCCTACACTAAGCTCATGCCACGTGCCAGTGCATTCAGCCCCCAGAGAGAGAACCAAGTGTCGGATCCTTACAGGCGCGCACTTGATCGAATGGTTGCCGAGGACATACGTTATGACTGCTATACTAAGCACCGTGAGACGGTTCCATTTGATGAGATATcactatattctggatggttggctgcCAGCTCGACCATTATTGTACGTTATCTTTCGGAGCgcgtcatgcatcattttggttACGCAAAGACGATACCTCGCGACCCTATTGTTTTTGCTCCTATCACCATGACTCTTCGGCAgttagatgaggtctttgcagactgggagcatcacatggttccCGAGGAGGCTCAGGCGGCGATAGTAGAGCACAACTGGAGTTGTATCGAGGGATACATCACATGGTACTATAGAGTGTCACACTGTACATGCTTTCCGCTGCAGATGGAGATCTACCCAGACCATCCCACAAGGA is part of the Vicia villosa cultivar HV-30 ecotype Madison, WI unplaced genomic scaffold, Vvil1.0 ctg.000287F_1_1, whole genome shotgun sequence genome and harbors:
- the LOC131626431 gene encoding BTB/POZ domain-containing protein At4g08455-like isoform X1 — protein: MPPRRCTVYADSDYDDDDDDNLTSRIIRCLSCDENYEPDDAGTCKECYEEANETEEELKRQIQDLKSKVSFLTLSSPLDSPSTTDLVLLPSGDAFSPSIPAHKAVLVSRSPVFRAMLEHDMDESRSGTIKIADVSYDALRAFVNYLYTAEAFLDNQMACNLLVLAEKYQVKHLKAYCEKYLISKLNWEKAVVNFAFAHQHNANQLQDAALAVIMENMDNLTKNEDYIELVESNPRLVVEIYEAYLGKQVNTAATHAL
- the LOC131626431 gene encoding BTB/POZ domain-containing protein At4g08455-like isoform X2, with translation MTMITSRRGLYGVSLATRITSPTMPVPAKNATKKRTKPRRNSNVRSKTSNPKSRSLLSLRRLILLPRLISFFFRLVSRSPVFRAMLEHDMDESRSGTIKIADVSYDALRAFVNYLYTAEAFLDNQMACNLLVLAEKYQVKHLKAYCEKYLISKLNWEKAVVNFAFAHQHNANQLQDAALAVIMENMDNLTKNEDYIELVESNPRLVVEIYEAYLGKQVNTAATHAL